One genomic segment of Deltaproteobacteria bacterium includes these proteins:
- a CDS encoding enoyl-CoA hydratase/isomerase family protein, producing the protein MDEIMGLVKQENRNNIGVLRFDNGVTNAVSPDLAVELTDLLRKVAGECRGMVLAGGEKFFCIGFDLPKLLEMDRDSLGDLFHRYDRILLDLYTLPIPTACAVKGHCIGAGTTFLLACDYRYAASGRTLFGLNEITLGLPVPYLADMTLRQITGDRIATDVLYNGELFDSVEAERFGILNEIHPKEDVERIALERMEGLCRLPPMAFAAIKANRVEAIRVRHRKHHAAKIESLLDCWFDGRTRELLQEAVKKF; encoded by the coding sequence ATGGATGAGATCATGGGGCTCGTCAAGCAGGAAAACCGGAATAACATCGGCGTACTCCGTTTCGATAACGGAGTGACCAACGCCGTCAGTCCCGATCTGGCAGTGGAGCTGACCGACCTCCTACGAAAGGTCGCCGGCGAATGCAGGGGCATGGTGCTCGCGGGGGGAGAAAAGTTCTTCTGCATCGGGTTCGATCTCCCGAAACTCCTGGAAATGGACCGGGACAGCCTCGGGGATCTGTTCCACCGGTACGACCGGATCCTCCTGGACCTGTACACGCTCCCGATCCCCACCGCTTGCGCCGTGAAGGGCCATTGCATTGGCGCAGGAACCACCTTTCTGCTTGCCTGTGACTACCGGTACGCGGCATCCGGAAGGACGCTGTTCGGCTTGAACGAGATTACCCTGGGGCTCCCGGTTCCGTACCTGGCCGATATGACGCTTCGACAGATCACGGGCGATCGAATTGCCACGGACGTTCTTTATAACGGTGAGCTGTTCGATTCCGTGGAGGCTGAAAGATTCGGGATTCTGAACGAAATCCACCCGAAAGAAGACGTCGAGAGGATCGCACTGGAGAGGATGGAAGGCCTTTGCCGCTTGCCTCCGATGGCTTTTGCCGCGATCAAGGCCAACCGGGTCGAGGCCATTCGTGTCCGACACCGGAAGCATCACGCAGCGAAGATCGAATCGTTGCTCGACTGCTGGTTCGACGGGCGGACCCGTGAACTGCTGCAGGAGGCCGTAAAGAAATTCTAA
- a CDS encoding insulinase family protein, whose protein sequence is MRYRPVSMGIAAAALFAAIAGGATPSAGEEALVEKYVLGNGLTVVIRPNPSSPVVAVQAWVKAGSTTEAEDRAGMSHILEHMAFKGTKRRGPGEIAREVEGVGGEINAYTSFDQTVYHITISGRFLENALDILSDTLENSVFDAGELSRELEVILEEVRMNEDNPGRVMSKALFRESYRVHPYGRPVIGYVDTIRKTTRDDLVDYFDTWYVPGNMVLVIAGGVDPKASRPMIERTFGRLPSRPVPEVKLPAEPRQDGLRVVLKEKDARRVYLEMGFHGPSMSDPDVYAWDLLSMILGNGETSRLYRQVKDRKGLVDSVYASAYTPRDPGLLFVGGTLSPDKAKEALREMLLTTFRAAAAPPEGPELSRAKTSTETDFLYSLESQSALARHVGFYETTLNDASFERIYLRKIRAVTAEDIHAVAGKYLVPENLTVAAVLPSGQAGVLTGEDVRVIVREAREAAFAPPPGAERKPSVVKEVLQNGIRVIVRENRAVPVVAVEAGFLAGVRGEPKEKGGVSSLTAGMLTKGTNRRSARDISEAIENMGAELSGYSGRNSFGLQGKFLRRDFETGFRLFAESLREPAFPAEELEKKRRETLGALKQQKDQLTQWTFLLFLGAHYGDHPYARNPAGTENSVLSMTPADLKGFYERWADPRNMVISVSGDIGAAEALDAVRQAFGDFPPRPSYRPLGALPVAPLDAIRRVEERREKQQAHFVIGYPGARFTDPDRYALDVLGSALAGMGGRLFVNLRDRKSLAYSVTSFSSEQVDPGFFAFYMGTSAEKLDGAIEDTLKEIGEVKRDGVTQEELDRAKKWMIGSYEIGLQSNSSYADKMVYNELYGVGYEETFAAPEKIAAVTLSEVNRLAATVLDVEKYTIAILRGK, encoded by the coding sequence ATGAGATATCGACCGGTTTCGATGGGAATCGCCGCGGCCGCGCTGTTCGCCGCGATCGCGGGGGGAGCGACTCCCTCCGCAGGGGAGGAAGCGTTGGTCGAAAAATACGTGCTCGGCAACGGCCTGACGGTGGTGATCCGCCCGAACCCGTCGTCGCCGGTGGTGGCGGTGCAGGCGTGGGTCAAGGCGGGAAGCACCACCGAAGCGGAGGACCGTGCGGGGATGTCCCACATCCTCGAGCACATGGCGTTCAAGGGGACGAAGCGCAGGGGGCCGGGCGAGATCGCCCGGGAGGTGGAAGGCGTGGGCGGCGAGATCAACGCCTACACCAGCTTCGACCAGACGGTCTACCACATCACGATCTCCGGGCGGTTCCTCGAGAACGCCCTCGACATCCTCTCCGACACGCTGGAGAACTCGGTCTTCGACGCCGGGGAGCTCTCCCGGGAGCTCGAGGTCATCCTCGAGGAGGTCCGGATGAACGAGGACAACCCGGGGAGGGTGATGTCGAAGGCCCTGTTCCGCGAGTCGTACCGGGTCCACCCGTACGGCCGGCCGGTCATCGGGTACGTGGACACCATCCGGAAGACCACGCGGGACGACCTGGTCGACTACTTCGACACCTGGTACGTCCCGGGGAACATGGTCCTGGTGATCGCCGGCGGGGTGGACCCGAAGGCGTCCCGCCCGATGATCGAGAGGACGTTCGGCAGGCTTCCATCGCGCCCCGTACCGGAGGTGAAGCTCCCCGCGGAGCCTCGGCAGGACGGGTTGCGCGTGGTCCTGAAGGAGAAGGACGCCCGCCGGGTGTACCTGGAGATGGGGTTCCACGGGCCGTCGATGTCCGACCCGGACGTCTACGCGTGGGACCTCCTGTCGATGATCCTCGGCAACGGCGAGACGTCGCGGCTGTACCGCCAGGTCAAGGACCGGAAAGGGCTGGTCGACTCGGTGTACGCGTCGGCGTACACGCCGAGGGACCCGGGGCTCCTCTTCGTCGGGGGGACGCTGTCCCCCGACAAGGCGAAGGAGGCGTTGCGGGAGATGCTCCTTACGACGTTCCGGGCCGCCGCCGCCCCCCCGGAAGGCCCCGAGCTTTCGCGCGCCAAGACCTCCACCGAGACCGACTTCCTCTATTCGCTCGAGTCGCAGTCCGCCCTGGCCCGCCACGTGGGATTCTATGAAACCACCCTGAACGACGCGTCGTTCGAGCGGATCTACCTTCGGAAGATCCGCGCGGTGACCGCGGAGGACATCCACGCGGTCGCGGGGAAGTATCTCGTCCCGGAGAACCTGACCGTCGCGGCGGTCCTTCCTTCGGGGCAGGCGGGGGTCCTCACCGGGGAGGACGTCCGGGTGATCGTCCGCGAGGCGCGGGAAGCCGCCTTCGCCCCGCCCCCGGGCGCGGAGAGGAAGCCGTCCGTCGTGAAGGAGGTCCTGCAAAACGGGATCCGGGTGATCGTGCGGGAGAACCGCGCGGTGCCCGTGGTCGCGGTGGAGGCCGGGTTCCTTGCGGGGGTCCGCGGGGAGCCGAAGGAGAAGGGGGGGGTTTCCAGCCTGACCGCGGGGATGCTGACGAAGGGCACGAATCGCCGCTCGGCGCGCGACATATCGGAGGCGATCGAGAACATGGGGGCCGAACTTTCCGGCTATTCGGGGAGGAACTCGTTCGGCCTGCAGGGAAAATTCCTGCGCCGGGACTTCGAGACGGGGTTCCGCCTGTTCGCCGAATCGCTCCGCGAGCCCGCCTTCCCGGCGGAGGAGCTGGAGAAGAAGCGGCGGGAAACGCTGGGGGCGCTCAAGCAGCAGAAGGACCAGCTGACCCAATGGACGTTCCTCCTCTTCCTCGGCGCCCATTACGGCGACCACCCGTACGCGCGGAATCCGGCCGGAACCGAGAATTCCGTCCTCTCGATGACGCCGGCGGACCTGAAAGGCTTCTACGAGCGGTGGGCCGATCCGCGAAACATGGTGATATCGGTGTCGGGAGACATCGGCGCGGCGGAAGCGCTGGACGCGGTCCGCCAGGCGTTCGGGGATTTCCCGCCGCGGCCTTCGTACCGTCCGCTGGGCGCCCTGCCGGTGGCCCCGCTCGACGCGATCCGCAGGGTCGAGGAACGGCGGGAGAAGCAGCAGGCGCACTTCGTGATCGGCTACCCGGGGGCCCGGTTCACCGACCCGGACCGGTACGCGCTAGACGTCCTCGGATCGGCGCTGGCCGGAATGGGCGGCCGGCTCTTCGTCAACCTGCGGGACAGGAAGTCGCTGGCGTATTCGGTCACCTCCTTCTCCTCGGAGCAGGTCGACCCGGGATTCTTCGCCTTCTACATGGGGACCAGCGCCGAGAAGCTCGACGGCGCGATCGAGGACACCCTGAAGGAGATCGGCGAGGTGAAGCGGGACGGGGTCACGCAGGAAGAGCTCGACCGGGCGAAGAAGTGGATGATCGGCAGCTACGAGATCGGCCTGCAGAGCAACTCCTCGTACGCCGACAAGATGGTTTATAACGAGTTGTACGGAGTCGGGTACGAGGAGACCTTCGCGGCGCCGGAGAAGATCGCCGCGGTGACGTTGTCCGAGGTGAACCGGCTCGCCGCCACCGTCCTCGACGTCGAAAAGTACACGATCGCGATCCTTCGGGGGAAATAG
- a CDS encoding TolC family protein produces MAKVSRSVPLVALFGAMISLAASASPLAPAAFAMEAVDFPQAVARALEGNAFVSVAAEEAAAARNDVAAARGNLLPALRFREEFVRTSVPGEAFALKMNQEKLAASDFLDVRNFNSPPPRNDFIAAVTLDQPLFAPKAWIGYGMARREADAKSLDLRRRREDAVFAVVSSYLDVLTARRFIEVAVQGVADAREHLRIAESLEAAGMGLASDVLRAKVAVAAAESGKVTAESRLELARRGLSLAMGEPGAPPVDAGGAMPEFPEPETAGPGTEAPGGRPDLRAMSLRVENAGSGIRLGRSGYLPVVGLAAAYQVDGEESPFSSDNRTWKVGVGLTWNLFDGMRREAEIAKAGAERRRAQALYRGMRDRAAFEAARAALGVREAGLRAEIARAALASAEEGVRLLKSRYENQLGRMADLLDAQTALDAARAEWVRAENDVRLSRAQRLYASGGLLAFAAASGGDGKERIR; encoded by the coding sequence ATGGCAAAGGTTTCCCGGTCGGTTCCTCTCGTTGCCCTGTTCGGGGCGATGATCTCCCTCGCCGCATCCGCTTCACCCCTCGCGCCGGCGGCTTTCGCCATGGAGGCGGTCGATTTTCCCCAGGCGGTCGCCCGGGCCCTCGAAGGCAACGCGTTCGTCTCGGTTGCGGCGGAGGAGGCGGCCGCCGCGCGAAACGACGTGGCGGCCGCCCGGGGAAACCTTCTCCCCGCCCTCCGGTTCAGGGAGGAATTCGTCCGTACCTCGGTTCCCGGCGAGGCGTTCGCCCTCAAGATGAACCAGGAGAAGCTTGCCGCGTCCGATTTCCTCGACGTGCGGAACTTCAACAGCCCTCCGCCGCGGAACGATTTCATCGCCGCGGTCACACTCGACCAGCCGTTGTTCGCTCCGAAGGCGTGGATCGGCTACGGGATGGCCCGGCGGGAAGCCGACGCGAAGTCCCTCGATCTCCGGCGAAGGAGGGAGGACGCGGTATTCGCGGTCGTGTCGTCCTACCTCGACGTCCTGACGGCGCGGCGGTTCATCGAGGTGGCGGTTCAGGGTGTGGCCGACGCGCGGGAGCACCTGCGGATCGCGGAGAGCCTTGAAGCGGCGGGAATGGGGCTAGCGTCCGACGTCCTCCGGGCGAAGGTGGCGGTCGCGGCGGCGGAGAGCGGGAAGGTGACGGCGGAGAGCCGGCTGGAGTTGGCGCGCCGCGGGCTCTCCCTCGCGATGGGGGAGCCGGGAGCGCCCCCGGTGGATGCGGGCGGCGCCATGCCCGAGTTTCCCGAACCGGAGACCGCCGGCCCGGGAACGGAGGCGCCGGGCGGCCGGCCGGACCTGCGCGCCATGTCGCTGCGCGTGGAGAACGCCGGGAGCGGCATCCGCCTCGGGAGGTCGGGTTACCTGCCGGTGGTCGGGCTTGCGGCGGCGTACCAGGTGGACGGGGAAGAGTCCCCGTTTTCCTCCGACAACCGGACGTGGAAAGTCGGCGTGGGGCTGACGTGGAATCTGTTCGACGGGATGCGCCGGGAGGCGGAGATCGCGAAGGCCGGCGCCGAGCGGAGGCGGGCGCAGGCGCTGTACCGCGGAATGCGGGACCGGGCGGCGTTCGAGGCCGCCCGGGCCGCCCTCGGGGTGCGGGAGGCCGGCCTCCGCGCGGAGATCGCGCGCGCCGCGCTTGCCTCCGCGGAGGAGGGGGTGCGCCTTCTCAAGTCCCGGTACGAGAATCAGCTCGGCCGGATGGCGGATCTCCTGGACGCGCAGACGGCCCTGGACGCCGCGCGCGCCGAATGGGTCCGCGCGGAAAACGACGTGCGGCTCTCCCGCGCGCAACGGCTGTACGCCTCCGGCGGGCTGCTCGCCTTCGCCGCGGCGTCCGGGGGAGACGGAAAGGAGAGGATCCGGTGA
- a CDS encoding efflux RND transporter periplasmic adaptor subunit, translating into MNGATTMSSIGKRAAVAVAAVSVLLLLSSCGGKEKPALPSPRPVVRDVEVIVVRPSVRETTAEAIGTVRAKATASVAPQVMGRLTAVPVVEGSMVQAGAILATIDDATVRAQLAAAEGSVAEAEAAAEEADRAVSQAEAGLALAEKTYGRYRKLLDGKVVTQQEFDEVEMRRTLAVKDLERAQQRRVQAGAKVAQARGQADAARAAVAWTKVTAPFAGVVVEKRADAGSMAVPGVPLFVIEDPRRHRIEAAVSETHLPLLRKGAPIRVILDADPGKPVRAVVTEVVPSVDPSTRTFVVKADLPPGTARSGQSGKVRFSAGKGPVLAVPKRAVTRAGGSDGLFTVGVPDNVARLSVVTLGAESGDLVEILSGIEDGARIALSPVDRLSDGARVEVRR; encoded by the coding sequence GTGAACGGGGCGACGACGATGTCTTCGATCGGCAAGCGGGCGGCGGTGGCCGTCGCGGCGGTTTCGGTGCTCCTGCTTCTATCCTCCTGCGGCGGGAAGGAGAAACCGGCTCTTCCCTCGCCGCGTCCCGTGGTGCGGGACGTCGAGGTGATCGTGGTCCGCCCGTCGGTCCGGGAGACGACGGCCGAGGCGATCGGGACGGTCCGCGCGAAGGCGACCGCGTCGGTCGCGCCGCAGGTGATGGGGCGACTGACCGCGGTACCGGTCGTGGAGGGGTCGATGGTGCAGGCCGGGGCGATCCTCGCGACGATCGACGACGCGACGGTCCGCGCGCAGCTCGCCGCGGCGGAAGGGTCGGTCGCGGAAGCCGAGGCGGCCGCCGAAGAGGCCGACCGTGCCGTTTCCCAGGCGGAGGCCGGGTTGGCCCTCGCGGAGAAGACGTACGGACGGTACCGGAAGCTGCTGGACGGGAAGGTGGTCACGCAGCAGGAGTTCGACGAGGTCGAGATGCGGCGCACATTGGCGGTGAAGGACCTCGAGCGGGCGCAGCAGAGGAGGGTGCAGGCGGGAGCGAAGGTCGCCCAGGCCCGCGGGCAGGCCGACGCCGCGAGGGCCGCCGTCGCGTGGACGAAGGTGACCGCTCCCTTCGCCGGGGTGGTCGTCGAGAAGCGCGCGGATGCCGGGTCGATGGCCGTTCCCGGGGTTCCGCTGTTCGTCATCGAGGATCCGCGCCGGCACCGCATCGAGGCCGCCGTCTCCGAGACGCACCTCCCGTTGCTCCGGAAGGGCGCGCCGATCCGGGTGATCCTCGACGCCGACCCGGGGAAACCGGTCCGCGCCGTCGTCACCGAGGTCGTTCCGTCCGTCGACCCGTCGACCCGGACGTTCGTCGTGAAGGCGGATCTCCCCCCGGGGACCGCCCGGTCCGGACAGTCCGGCAAGGTCCGTTTCTCCGCCGGGAAAGGCCCGGTCCTCGCCGTTCCGAAGCGGGCCGTTACCCGCGCCGGCGGTTCCGACGGACTGTTCACGGTCGGCGTCCCGGACAACGTGGCGCGCCTTTCGGTCGTAACCCTCGGCGCGGAGTCGGGGGACCTGGTGGAAATCCTCTCCGGCATCGAGGACGGGGCGCGGATCGCCCTGTCGCCGGTCGATCGCCTCTCCGACGGCGCGAGGGTGGAGGTCCGCCGGTGA
- a CDS encoding efflux RND transporter permease subunit, giving the protein MNSSGPHRTRGIAGRIAAAFIGSRLTPLVVIASVLLGVGAVLLLPREEEPQIVVPMVDVFVQMPGASASEVENRVTRPMEKLLWEIPGVEYIYSTTSPGQSMAVVRFKVGEDEEKSIVRLNQKMYANFDLIPPGATKPLVKPRSIDDVPILAVTLSSDRHDPFSLRRIAQQLHDQVKSVPDVSEVKIIGGQRRHLRVLLDPARMAARGVAPAGLAGMVLQANRQLSSGSVAAGNREFRVETGGLLRTAEDVGQVVAGVAGGRPVYLRDVAQILDGPEEPVDYVFFGNGAAAKAGDVAARPAVTLSVAKRKGTNATIVADRVLAKIEALRGTLVPADVQASVTRNYGETAAEKSNELLLHMLIAVVSVSILIWITLGFREAGIVATAIPVTLALTLTVFYLTGYTLNRVTLFALIFSIGILVDDAIVVVENIVRHYRLPENRGRSVTEIAVEAVDEVGNPTILATFAVIAAILPMAFVRGLMGPYMRPIPVGATAAMLFSLLVAFVVTPWAGVRLLRKDAGAQDHAVEGRTTLLYREVMGRLLHRPAWRYGFLSLVVVLLLGSASLVALRWVQVKMLPFDNKSEFQVVVDMPEGSTLERTAAATREIGAVVAAVPEVLNYQMYVGTSSPYNFNGLVRHYFLRRGPNVADLQVNLVPKGERKAQSHDIAKRVRPAIRAAAARYGANVKVSEVPPGPPVLQTLVAEVYGPDYAGQIEVARKVREILSGTEGVVDVDWYVEDDQPRYRFEVDSAKAAVNGVSTEQVAETLRLAVDGAGAGLLHRAGEKEDVPIVLRLPRADRSKLESLKQVRVMGRQGNLVPLGELARVVEETAEKSIYHKNLMPVVYVTADVAGAVESPVYAILSIDRELDRFTLPGGYRLERHVAAQPESDRKIAMKWDGEWHITYEVFRDLGLAFAAVLVLIYILVVGWFQSFRTPVAIMAAIPFSLVGILPAHALMGAFFTATSMIGFIAGAGIVVRNSIILVDFVELRLAQGMPLDQAVIDAGAVRFRPMLLTAAAVIVGASVILFDPIFQGLAISLMAGEVASLLLSRMTVPILFFMSESRRHAG; this is encoded by the coding sequence GTGAACTCCTCCGGTCCGCACCGTACCCGCGGGATCGCCGGCCGGATCGCGGCCGCCTTCATCGGGTCCCGCCTGACGCCGCTGGTCGTCATCGCTTCGGTCCTGCTCGGCGTGGGCGCCGTGCTGCTCCTTCCGCGGGAGGAGGAGCCGCAGATCGTGGTGCCGATGGTCGACGTCTTCGTGCAGATGCCCGGGGCGTCGGCGAGCGAGGTGGAGAACCGGGTCACCCGGCCGATGGAGAAGCTCCTGTGGGAGATCCCGGGGGTGGAGTACATCTACTCCACGACGTCGCCCGGGCAGTCGATGGCGGTCGTCCGGTTCAAGGTGGGGGAGGACGAGGAGAAGAGCATCGTCCGCCTGAACCAGAAGATGTACGCGAACTTCGATCTGATCCCGCCCGGCGCAACGAAGCCGCTGGTCAAGCCCCGCTCCATCGACGACGTCCCGATTCTCGCGGTCACGCTCTCCTCCGACCGCCACGACCCGTTCTCCCTGCGACGGATCGCGCAGCAGCTCCACGACCAGGTGAAATCGGTCCCCGACGTCTCCGAAGTGAAGATCATCGGCGGCCAGCGACGCCATCTCCGGGTGCTGCTCGACCCGGCCCGGATGGCGGCGCGCGGCGTCGCCCCGGCCGGCCTCGCGGGAATGGTGCTGCAGGCGAACCGGCAGCTCTCCTCCGGGAGCGTCGCGGCGGGGAACCGGGAGTTCCGGGTCGAGACGGGCGGGTTGCTGCGCACGGCCGAAGACGTGGGACAGGTGGTGGCGGGCGTCGCGGGGGGACGTCCCGTCTATCTCCGGGACGTGGCGCAGATCCTGGACGGGCCGGAGGAGCCGGTCGACTACGTCTTCTTCGGGAACGGGGCCGCGGCGAAGGCGGGCGACGTCGCGGCGCGCCCCGCCGTGACGCTCTCGGTCGCCAAGCGGAAGGGGACGAACGCGACGATCGTGGCGGACCGGGTCCTCGCGAAGATCGAAGCGCTCAGAGGGACCCTCGTCCCGGCCGACGTTCAGGCGTCGGTCACGCGGAACTACGGCGAGACGGCCGCGGAGAAGTCGAACGAGCTCCTCCTTCACATGCTGATCGCCGTCGTCTCGGTGTCGATCCTCATCTGGATCACCCTCGGGTTCCGCGAGGCCGGGATCGTGGCGACCGCCATCCCCGTGACCCTCGCCCTCACCCTAACCGTCTTCTACCTCACCGGGTACACGCTGAACCGGGTGACGCTCTTCGCGCTGATATTCTCCATCGGCATCCTCGTGGACGACGCGATCGTCGTGGTCGAAAACATCGTCCGCCACTACCGGCTTCCGGAAAACCGGGGCCGCTCCGTGACCGAAATCGCCGTCGAGGCGGTGGACGAGGTGGGGAACCCCACGATCCTCGCCACCTTCGCCGTCATCGCGGCGATCCTCCCGATGGCGTTCGTCCGGGGGCTGATGGGCCCCTACATGCGGCCGATCCCGGTGGGCGCCACGGCGGCGATGCTCTTCTCGCTCCTCGTCGCCTTCGTCGTCACTCCCTGGGCCGGGGTACGCCTGCTCCGGAAGGACGCCGGGGCGCAGGATCACGCGGTCGAGGGGAGGACGACCCTTCTCTACCGCGAGGTGATGGGGCGCCTTCTCCACAGGCCCGCATGGCGGTACGGCTTCCTGTCCCTGGTCGTCGTCCTGCTGCTCGGTTCCGCGTCGCTCGTCGCGCTCCGCTGGGTGCAGGTGAAGATGCTCCCGTTCGACAACAAGAGCGAATTCCAGGTGGTGGTCGACATGCCGGAAGGTTCGACGCTCGAGCGCACCGCGGCGGCGACGCGGGAGATCGGCGCCGTCGTGGCGGCGGTCCCCGAAGTCTTGAACTACCAGATGTACGTCGGGACCTCCTCCCCGTACAACTTCAACGGGCTGGTGCGGCACTACTTCCTCCGGCGCGGCCCGAACGTGGCCGACCTCCAGGTGAACCTCGTTCCGAAGGGGGAGCGCAAGGCCCAGAGCCACGACATCGCCAAACGGGTCCGGCCGGCGATCCGGGCGGCCGCCGCGCGCTACGGCGCGAACGTGAAGGTGTCCGAGGTCCCCCCGGGGCCTCCGGTCCTCCAGACGCTGGTGGCCGAGGTGTACGGCCCCGACTACGCCGGGCAGATCGAGGTGGCGCGCAAGGTCCGGGAGATTCTTTCCGGGACGGAAGGAGTCGTCGACGTCGACTGGTACGTGGAGGACGACCAGCCGCGGTACCGGTTCGAGGTCGACTCGGCGAAGGCCGCCGTAAACGGCGTCTCCACGGAGCAGGTGGCCGAGACGCTGCGTCTCGCCGTGGACGGGGCGGGCGCCGGATTGCTCCACCGGGCGGGGGAGAAGGAGGACGTCCCGATCGTCCTGCGGCTCCCGCGGGCGGACCGGTCGAAGCTGGAGAGCCTGAAGCAGGTCCGGGTGATGGGCCGCCAGGGGAACCTCGTCCCGCTGGGCGAACTCGCCCGGGTCGTCGAGGAGACGGCGGAGAAGAGCATCTACCACAAGAACCTGATGCCCGTGGTGTACGTGACCGCCGACGTGGCCGGCGCGGTGGAAAGTCCCGTGTACGCCATCCTGTCCATCGACAGGGAGCTCGACCGGTTTACGCTCCCCGGCGGGTACCGGCTCGAGCGGCACGTGGCGGCCCAGCCGGAGAGCGACCGGAAGATCGCGATGAAGTGGGACGGCGAGTGGCACATCACCTACGAGGTGTTCCGCGACCTGGGGCTGGCGTTCGCCGCGGTGCTCGTGCTGATCTACATCCTGGTGGTCGGGTGGTTCCAGTCGTTCCGCACGCCGGTCGCGATCATGGCCGCGATCCCGTTCTCCCTCGTGGGGATCCTCCCCGCGCACGCGCTGATGGGGGCCTTCTTCACCGCCACCTCGATGATCGGGTTCATCGCGGGGGCCGGGATCGTCGTGCGGAACTCGATCATCCTCGTGGATTTCGTGGAGCTGCGCCTGGCGCAGGGGATGCCGCTCGACCAGGCGGTGATCGACGCCGGCGCCGTGCGGTTCCGCCCGATGCTGCTGACGGCCGCGGCGGTGATCGTGGGGGCGTCGGTCATCCTGTTCGACCCCATCTTCCAGGGGCTGGCGATCTCTCTGATGGCGGGGGAGGTGGCGTCGCTGCTGCTGTCGCGGATGACGGTGCCGATCCTCTTCTTCATGAGCGAGAGCCGCAGGCACGCCGGATAA
- a CDS encoding HD domain-containing protein, whose translation MKLFGFLLPLVFLLIVTVAWAVTGITDFALRRDLLQRGAAISRVVALSAGYSLLSNDRLGLDRLAAETRASAPDIAFVSIRDAGDVIVAHDRVGERGKPFEPSARQTALGTFSDTRADEVIRGGRTLMEFNTPIRFAGKNVGTATLALTTETLAAAHRSIHRAIIIAASVILGLAFFGTLLLASLITTPVKRLHEGVLSLGRGEGFRPIPEAGTDELADLTRNFNRMAETILAQKSGLEKQARQLEEAYIGMVRVIAASLDARDPYTLGHSTRVARLSCELGRRLGMDEAELTDLERAAIFHDLGKIQTPDDVLRKEERLSRDEEERMRSHPTDGTDILRMAPFLHRYIPVVRAHHEWYNGEGYPDGKKGDDIPIHAQIIALADAFDAMTTDRPYRQALDTEDALEEILRFSGTQFSPSLAGAFAKMVRELPPADETTLKSMAL comes from the coding sequence ATGAAACTGTTCGGTTTCCTCCTCCCCCTGGTCTTCCTGCTCATCGTCACCGTGGCCTGGGCGGTCACCGGGATCACCGACTTCGCCCTGCGCAGGGACCTCCTGCAGCGGGGCGCCGCCATCTCCCGCGTGGTGGCCCTTTCCGCGGGGTACTCCCTGCTGTCGAACGACCGCCTCGGCCTCGACCGGCTGGCCGCGGAGACCCGCGCGAGCGCCCCCGACATCGCCTTCGTCTCGATCCGGGATGCCGGGGACGTGATCGTCGCCCACGACCGGGTCGGGGAGCGCGGGAAGCCGTTCGAACCGTCCGCGCGGCAGACCGCCCTCGGCACCTTCTCCGACACCCGGGCCGACGAGGTGATCCGGGGCGGGCGCACCCTGATGGAGTTCAACACGCCGATCCGGTTCGCCGGAAAGAACGTGGGGACCGCGACCCTGGCCCTCACCACGGAGACGCTCGCGGCCGCGCACCGCTCCATCCACCGCGCCATCATCATCGCCGCGTCGGTCATCCTCGGTCTGGCGTTCTTCGGCACGCTGCTGCTGGCGTCCCTCATCACCACGCCGGTCAAGCGTCTCCACGAGGGAGTCCTCTCGCTGGGAAGGGGGGAGGGGTTCCGGCCCATCCCGGAAGCCGGCACCGACGAACTGGCCGACCTCACCCGGAACTTCAACCGGATGGCGGAGACGATCCTGGCCCAGAAGAGCGGCCTCGAGAAGCAGGCCCGCCAGCTCGAGGAGGCGTACATCGGCATGGTCCGCGTCATCGCCGCGTCGCTGGACGCGCGCGACCCGTACACGCTGGGACACTCCACCCGCGTCGCCCGGCTCTCCTGCGAGCTGGGACGGCGACTCGGGATGGACGAGGCCGAGCTGACCGACCTCGAGCGCGCGGCGATCTTCCACGACCTCGGGAAGATCCAGACCCCGGACGACGTGCTCCGGAAGGAGGAGCGCCTCTCCCGCGACGAGGAGGAGCGGATGCGGAGCCACCCCACGGACGGCACCGACATCCTCCGGATGGCGCCGTTCCTCCACCGGTACATCCCGGTGGTCCGCGCGCACCACGAATGGTACAACGGGGAGGGGTACCCGGACGGGAAGAAGGGGGACGACATCCCGATCCACGCGCAGATCATCGCGCTGGCGGACGCGTTCGACGCGATGACGACCGATCGGCCGTACCGGCAGGCGCTCGACACGGAGGACGCGCTCGAGGAGATCCTACGGTTCAGCGGCACGCAGTTCTCCCCGTCGCTGGCCGGGGCGTTCGCGAAGATGGTCCGTGAGCTTCCCCCGGCGGACGAGACCACCCTGAAGAGCATGGCGCTTTGA